In Oreochromis niloticus isolate F11D_XX linkage group LG18, O_niloticus_UMD_NMBU, whole genome shotgun sequence, one genomic interval encodes:
- the ticam1 gene encoding TIR domain-containing adapter molecule 1, which translates to MSLESQANHGTGLRDVFDLLVKAPSERLLSLTFQLGESPEDKIIHALCLIVLHREAEALDKLQMLTDSSLAKHVAEKCQMRGRNLEDFGAHCGLFEALTGESLAELAHVFKVLTEQRLCDPLQRNLAYKRALSSDCVKTRNGNDLEHNYKFLEEAKNVCGPEFAEWMSSSSDQRAEPDSNLLSSVEKSQVSSASSLPSPLSANLPSMPSYPTHLEISMPSTVLFQAPRTSPETPGNPKSNPPVLSVKENRAQNVTEPPQSSEAQPKTTGSPPFDPKQDSSKYGTPAAAASLVSNESDTKSDNQTKTPSPKLPKMSVPGEIHESKAVEEEEEEIFYAFVIFHAPDDSDMAESMKEKIEAAIGGEFEGATFSDFSIPGKTTIKSMEDAINNSAFTLLLLTRNFNTCMLDLKANAAFVNSINKAHKYNTVIPLLPRENCMPKQDMPMVLQGVNPLEERKNFEKKIQKSLLPAKIEKQRRIWKQEKAQKQTMKHLNKISNVTISVEPNLRPGPPTAAWHPQPNIHIENANYIMIGNDSRMNVDLVGNANREDSV; encoded by the coding sequence ATGAGTCTCGAGAGCCAAGCCAACCATGGGACAGGACTGAGGGATGTCTTTGACCTTCTTGTTAAGGCACCTTCAGAACGACTCCTTAGTCTGACATTCCAGTTGGGTGAGTCTCCCGAAGATAAAATCATACACGCCTTGTGTCTCATCGTCCTCCACAGGGAGGCGGAAGCTCTCGACAAACTCCAGATGTTGACGGACAGCTCCCTCGCTAAGCATGTGGCCGAGAAGTGTCAGATGAGAGGACGCAATTTAGAAGATTTTGGAGCTCATTGCGGTCTTTTTGAAGCCTTAACGGGAGAATCGTTGGCAGAGCTGGctcatgtttttaaagttttgacaGAGCAGAGGCTGTGTGACCCACTGCAGAGAAATCTGGCATACAAGCGAGCTCTTTCTAGTGACTGTGTGAAAACAAGAAATGGTAATGACCTGGAACACAACTATAAATTCCTGGAGGAAGCTAAAAATGTCTGTGGGCCTGAGTTTGCAGAGTGGATGTCCTCCTCCAGTGATCAGAGAGCAGAGCCTGACTCCAATCTTCTCAGTAGCGTGGAAAAATCTCAAGTTTCGTCAGCTTCATCTCTACCCAGCCCCCTCAGTGCAAATCTCCCCTCAATGCCCTCTTACCCTACTCATCTGGAGATAAGTATGCCCTCAACAGTCTTGTTTCAAGCACCCAGAACTTCTCCAGAGACCCCAGGAAACCCCAAATCGAATCCTCCCGTCCTCAGCGttaaagaaaacagagcacaaaATGTGACCGAGCCACCTCAGTCATCTGAAGCTCAGCCTAAGACCACTGGATCTCCTCCGTTTGACCCAAAACAAGACTCAAGTAAGTATggcacaccagcagcagcagcatcactaGTGAGCAATGAGAGTGACACAAAATCAGACAATCAAACAAAAACGCCAAGTCCTAAACTACCGAAGATGAGTGTTCCTGGAGAAATACACGAAAGCAAAGCtgtggaagaagaggaagaagaaatattttatgCATTTGTTATCTTCCATGCGCCAGATGATTCAGATATGGCCGAAAGCATGAAGGAGAAAATAGAAGCAGCCATCGGTGGTGAATTTGAAGGTGCGACTTTCTCTGACTTTTCCATCCCCGGAAAGACCACTATAAAGAGCATGGAGGACGCCATCAACAACTCAGCCTTCACCCTGTTGCTGCTCACCCGCAACTTCAACACTTGCATGCTGGATCTAAAGGCGAACGCTGCCTTCGTCAACTCTATAAACAAGGCACACAAGTACAACACCGTGATCCCTCTGCTGCCACGAGAGAACTGCATGCCCAAACAGGATATGCCTATGGTGCTGCAGGGAGTGAACCCACTTGAAGAGAGAAAGAACTTTGAGAAAAAGATCCAAAAGTCATTGTTGCCTGCAAAAATTGAAAAACAGAGACGGATCTGGAAACAGGAGAAAGCTCAGAAACAGACAATGaagcatttaaataaaataagcaaCGTGACAATTTCAGTAGAACCAAACCTTCGACCAGGGCCCCCGACGGCTGCGTGGCACCCACAGCCAAACATTCACATTGAAAATGCTAACTACATTATGATTGGTAACGACTCTCGAATGAATGTGGATTTGGTTGGAAATGCAAACAGGGAGGATTCCGTTTAA